The genomic window TTTGTCATTTTCTTCTTATAGCTTTATTCTTGGAGCTTCTTGGCTTGCTCTATTTTTCTCTTATCCCCTGATGAAGAGGCTCACCTACTGGGTATGCATGAAACACAAGATGAAGCTTGCAATAAATTATCCTTTTTTCCGTAGACTCCACAAAATTTCCTTTAATCCAcacttattatatatataacaGCCTCAAGCCTATCTTGGCTTCACCTTGGGCTGGGGCGTTTTCCTAGGATCGGCTGCTATTAAACAAAGCTTGGATTATCCCGTCCTCCTTCCAATGTATTTTGCTGTCATATGTTGGACACTGGTTTATGACACCATATACGCACATCAGGTATTCATTGATTATGCTAATTTTATACTTGTTTGGGTATTTTTCCAATTGGAAATCACCTTGAATTGTGATCTTGTCTTTGTTATGTACATTGCATTTCAGGACAGAAAAGATGACCTCAAAGCAGGAGTTAAGAGCACAGCCGTAACGTTTGGAGATACTACCGAGTATTGGCTTAGTGGCTTTGGTGCTGCATGTATTGGCAGCTTAGCACTCACTGGCTACAATGCTCACCTTGGTTGGTGCTTAGTATCACATTTGTTAACTGCAATATACAAGTTCACATTAGATTGACTGCTTACCCCAAATATGTGGAACAGCGTGGCCCTATTATCCTTTTCTGGCAGCTGCAGCTGGACATATAGCGTGGCAGATTTCAAGTGTCGACTTATCCAAAAGATCGGATTGCCACAGGAAGTATATGTTCCTTCAGACTGAATCCTTGCTGTTTAGTTACATCCAAAACAATGAATGCCTTTGTTGGTTGTTATAGTAGTACTACTGAAGAGCTTAAACACTATTCGTTGAATTCCCACCTTGCAGGTTTGTATCAAATAAGTGGTTCGGAGGATTCATATTTGGTGGAATTTTATCTGGGCTGCTTGCACCATGATAAACAATGTATGTATTTCCAACAATGCTCTTTCGTCATAGCAATCAATTTGAAAGCAGCAGTGTTAAACTAAAAACAAATTTGTACTTATGCATCGGAGGAGCATACAACATACTCCGTACGTACAAACATACTTCTTCATTAATGGTTATATATCCTAGTAAATGTGTCTGGAAAAAGAACTGATTTTTCTCCCTTTCTAACTTTTGTTTGAATCCTTTATTTTTTTCCAGACAATTTATCAAAACTGCAGATTGTGTAGGGACTAGAAACACAGGCACGGCTTTGCCTCGTGCGCACTGGTTGGAGCCAACAAGCCCTGGTTGGATCTTTGTCAATTTGTAAAACCATTTCGGTTGTATCTATGGAATAGACATCAAATTCTATTTCCGTGAGAATACAACCATTAAGAGTCCATGAGTCATTGGAATTGTGGACCCAATGTATAATCTTTCACTAAGTATTTAAGTCGTATACTTCCATGTATTTAAGATCAGAAGGGGAATTAGCATCTTGCGTTTAAGTTGTTATTGGTCTTCACTCTTGAGtaatatacaaaaaaaaaaacgagATCCGACCTTAGAGCAACTAGGtggtttttcattaagaagataaATATAGGCACCCAAATTCAGCCCAAGGCATAATTTAAACCTAGGTGGTCGGATACACGACTACACCTTCCACCCAAATAGTTGAGCTAGGCTCACTTCCTACTCTTCAATAATACATAGATTATAGCATGGGTCATCTACAATATGTAAAAAATATTGAAAAACAGTACCTTAATATTCTTATATGTCGACCCTACGAGATGTCTTAAGTGGTTTTCAGTGATGTTCCATTAATCCTGCAAGATGTCTTAGTGGTTTTCACTGATGTGCTATCGCTTAGTATATACTATATCCTGATAGTTCCGATGCAACCTTTTGTTGCGAAGGAAGCTCCAATGCACTAGCCTTTTGgagatatatttatatttatgagATGTACTACTTTCCGGTTTCCATACCATATGGTAACATTCTATAAAATCTACTCTTATCAAAGCAAGTTTTCTCCTGATCGtctg from Miscanthus floridulus cultivar M001 chromosome 11, ASM1932011v1, whole genome shotgun sequence includes these protein-coding regions:
- the LOC136491778 gene encoding 4-hydroxybenzoate polyprenyltransferase, mitochondrial-like, with translation MVEPPPPRQHAPASWVDRWLPTAAKPYAMLARLDKPDAIWLYAWPCIWLITIASNKGEIPDIKMLALFGFGSIVLRGVACTVNDLLDRDIDKKVERTKTRPLASGALTPAQGFYFLVVQVLLWLAFLSQLNNNSFILGASWLALFFSYPLMKRLTYWPQAYLGFTLGWGVFLGSAAIKQSLDYPVLLPMYFAVICWTLVYDTIYAHQDRKDDLKAGVKSTAVTFGDTTEYWLSGFGAACIGSLALTGYNAHLAWPYYPFLAAAAGHIAWQISSVDLSKRSDCHRKFVSNKWFGGFIFGGILSGLLAP